A segment of the Yersinia rochesterensis genome:
CAAGAAATTGATATGGTTATCAATGTTGGCTGGTTGAAAAGTGGCAAAATTGCCGAAGTTAAAGCCGACATCAAGGCGGTGCGAGATAATTGCGCCTCCACACCGTTGAAAGTAATATTAGAAACTTGTCTGCTCAGTGATGCACAAATCGTACAAGTTTGTGAAATGTGCCGTGAGCTTGATGTCGCCTTTGTTAAAACCTCAACAGGTTTCAGCACCGGCGGCGCTAAAGAAGACCATGTCAAATTGATGCGCGCCACAGTAGGCCCAGTAATGGGTGTTAAAGCCTCCGGCGCGGTGCGTGATCGCGCTACAGCAGAAACAATGATTAAAGCGGGAGCGACACGAATTGGCACCAGCTCTGGTGTGGCAATCGTCTCAGGCCAGCAAGCATCTGCATCAAGCTACTAACTTAGTATATCTCTAATAGATTTCAAGGTGCTGACACGCGGCAGTCAATAAGCGGGCAACTTGGAGGATGATGGATATCAAGCCCGGTTATTGCCGGGCTTATTTATTGGCTATGTACTGTATTTGTCATGCACTGTCTGGCACTCTTTGCTTTACATTTAATGGTCTTGAAAATAACTCGTCAGGGAAAGCTTATGGAAACTCGCCGTGCAGAACGTATCAATAAACTTAGTCAGGCCCTTAAGCGTTCCGACAAAATCCATCTGAAAGACGCCGCTAATCTGCTGCATGTTTCAGAAATGACGATTCGGCGGGATCTGAGTGCTGAACCCACCTCCGTCATTTTACTCGGTGGTTATGTGGTGATGGACCCTAAGAGCAATAATGCCAATAACTACTTTGTCTCTGACCAGCAAGCCAAACAAGTCGAAGAAAAACGCCGAATCGGCCAGTTGGCGGCACCTCTTATCGTGGAAAATGACACCGTTTTTTTCGATTGTGGCACCACAATTCCTTCGATAATCGACGAGATAGATGAAGAGCTGCATTTTACTGCCATCTGCTATTCCCTCAATACGTTCCTGTCCCTACAAGATAAACCTAATTGCAAAGTGATTTTATGTGGTGGTGAATTCAAACCTAATAACTACATTTTCACACCTATCAGCCAGCATAATGAGCTGGATAATGCTTGCCCGAACAAAGCGTTTATCTCTGCGGCTGGTATTTCCATTGAGTATGGCGCCACCTGTTTCAACTTCGACGAAATCCT
Coding sequences within it:
- the deoC gene encoding deoxyribose-phosphate aldolase, which translates into the protein MTINYANYIDHTLLAMDATEEQIIKLCEEAKQHHFYAVCVNSGYVPVVAQQLAGTAVKVCSVIGFPLGAGLTEAKAFEAQAAIKAGAQEIDMVINVGWLKSGKIAEVKADIKAVRDNCASTPLKVILETCLLSDAQIVQVCEMCRELDVAFVKTSTGFSTGGAKEDHVKLMRATVGPVMGVKASGAVRDRATAETMIKAGATRIGTSSGVAIVSGQQASASSY
- the deoR gene encoding DNA-binding transcriptional repressor DeoR, translated to METRRAERINKLSQALKRSDKIHLKDAANLLHVSEMTIRRDLSAEPTSVILLGGYVVMDPKSNNANNYFVSDQQAKQVEEKRRIGQLAAPLIVENDTVFFDCGTTIPSIIDEIDEELHFTAICYSLNTFLSLQDKPNCKVILCGGEFKPNNYIFTPISQHNELDNACPNKAFISAAGISIEYGATCFNFDEILVKHRAIAKSQHKILVADHSKFGKIKPASIGALTLFDSVVTNRQPNSEFSQFFLQHNIKTYC